The Stigmatella aurantiaca DW4/3-1 genome contains the following window.
ACCGGGTGACAGCACTCACCAGGGGGCGAGGGTCATCCGGGCGAAAAGGCCATTGCCCCTGGGGCCAAATGCCCGCTACCTGGCATTCCGCCGGGGAGGTGTATCCGCTGGTCAGCAAAAGGGGGTCCCCTCCCCGGTGGACGAAGTCGCGCTTCGGAGTCCCCGTGGCACACTCGCGGATCAGGGATGAGGGGCGGCATGACGCGAAAACTGCGATTCACCTGGGACCATCAGGGGCACGCGACAGTGCTCGCGGAGCCACCCCATGACGTGCTCGCGGGTTACCTGCTGGAGGAACTCCAGACGAACGTCCCGGTCTGTCGACGCATGCTCGACACCATCCAGGCCCTGCGGGTGGGGCGGCGTTCCTCCTGGGACACCGAGGGCCAGTCCTGGAGCGTGAGCCTCAACCGGGCACGCGCCGCCATCGTGAGTGAGTACGCCGTCCCAGGCCGGTCGCTGGATCTGACACTGGAAGAGTTCGAAGAGGCTGTGGGCTCCTGGCTCCAGTTCATCGAGCTCTCGCGCGCTTGAGCATCTCTGCGCGTACCATGTTAGAACCATGGAATGCTTTCACGCCGTTCATGTTGAAAGCACAGAAATGTGAGTCCAACACGCATCCTGGCTGGTAATCATCGATTGACTCGATGAGAGGCCTTTCCATCTTCTGCCGAGGGAGGGGACACGGGGCCCATCGGGCGGACGACCCCTCCCTGGAAAGGCCGTGGCTTTGGCTATGGCCGGGGAGACTTATCCTTCCTAGGCAGCAAGACGGCGCCGGCCCCGCTGCAACAGAGAAGGAGCGCGTCTTGAATAAAGTCTCGTGTATCGCGATTGTTTTGTCCGTGCTGGTTTTCTTTAACGGGGGGTGTGGGGGTGTGCAGGATCTAGAGCCAGAGCCCCTTACAGGTGACCAGGAGCCACAGCCCGGAGCCAGCATTGATCTGCCCGCGCACTCAGGGACGGAGGCAGACCCTTCGCCCGCACCCTCGCCCTCACCGGCAGAGCAGAAGGATGTCTTTGGGGTGACAATGCTTTACCCCTCGAAGGAGGGGGGAGAGAGCTGGTTCATGGCCGCGGATCCCACGATGGATGCGCGCTTTGATCCCCAGAACAAGATCAGCCTCAACACGGATGGCTCCTGGAAGATCAAATCCAGCCAGGTGCGCATGTCTGTCTTCACCTCCACCAGCTTCAATACCATTCAGATACCCACCTACGCCCGGGATGAGTTGGCGCGGAAAGGCTACATGCAATCGCCCAACGACTGGAAAAACGTGGAGATGACGGGCTTCGTCAAGCTCAACGCCGTCTCGGACTCGAAGGACAACTTCGACTGGTATGCCCGTGGCGGCCGGCACACCGATACGCTTCCGTGTGAGGGCTCCTCGTACAAGGGGGCGCTGCACTACGACGGACGCGTCCGCTGGCAGAAGGAGACGTGGCATGTCAGCTACGAGCAGGCGCCTTACAAGCCCGCGGTCTCCGCGCTCAAGAACCGCTGGGTGGGCCTCAAGGCGATCATCCGCAATGTCCAGGTGAACGGCGCCGAGGCGGTGAGCCTGGAACTGTGGGTCAATGACAATGCGGACAAGGTCACCTGGAAAAAGGTCTACGACATGGTGGATGCGGGCGATTGGGGGGGAGATGCCTCTCAATGCGATGGGGCCAATGACAAGATGCCCATCACCTGGGGCGGCCCCATCGCTGTCTTCCGCTGGGACAGCGCCAAGGATGTAGACTTCAAATGGATGAGTGTCCGGGAAATCGCGCCTTGATGGTTTTTACTGAACCTCGGGTTCCTACCCCAGGACACATGCCCCTTTCGGCGCAAGATTGCAGTCTTGCTGGCGCCGCAGGGCAGCCTGCGCGCTGTCACCGGTACTGAGGCGAGCCGCGCTGGGCGGCTTGCGGTGCGCGGTGGGGGGAACCAGGTTCATGCGGATCACGTTTATCGGCCATGCTGGCTTCGTCGTCGAAACAGACAGCGCCGTGGTGGTAATGGATCCCTGGCTGTCACCCAGGGGCGCATTCGATTCTGCGTGGATGCAGTTGCCCAGGAACCACCACCTCGCACCTCAGGTGCGAGAGCTGCTGGAGACGTCACCCAAGCAGCGGTTCTTGTACATCAGCCATGAGCACCGGGATCATTTCGATCCAGAGTTCCTTGAGACGTTGACGAAGCGGGACTTCTCGGTGCTGATTCCGCGCTTC
Protein-coding sequences here:
- a CDS encoding YacL family protein, whose amino-acid sequence is MTRKLRFTWDHQGHATVLAEPPHDVLAGYLLEELQTNVPVCRRMLDTIQALRVGRRSSWDTEGQSWSVSLNRARAAIVSEYAVPGRSLDLTLEEFEEAVGSWLQFIELSRA